The genomic window GCGGCTCGCCATTGTTTTAGCTTGGGTTTGAGTGCGATGTAATCCGCATCGCTGACAGGGGCTGCCGCTACATCCGCGACTTCACCACTGTGAATAAAATACCAGCGGCCACAATTGTCGAATCCTGCAACGGGATAAATAAAGGTGTACTCACGACGCGCGATCGCTAACATCGACAACCGACGGTGGACGTATTGGAGTGACTTCAGCGTTTCTTTGGCACTCCCGGCTAACTCATACTGCCGATTTGCCGCTGCTTGCTCCATCGTTTCCAAAAGGGCAGTGATCGGTTCATCGTTGAACCCGTCGACAAAACTCTCCGCAGCATTGACGTGCAACTGATACTCGCTACGGCTGCAAGCTGCTGCACAAGGTCCGAGACAGGTGCCGAGCTCGAGACGCAGACATCCGGGGCGGTGGTCAAGCTCGAACAATTGCAGTTGTTCCCGAAAATGAAAGGCTTGCTTCTGACTGCAATCGCGAAGCTTAAAAACTTTATTGAGACCGTCGACGGCTTTCTGCATTCGGCCGAGTCCGAAGAACGGGCCTTCGATCGCCGTGCAGTCTTTGGGTGGTTTACTGGCCAAGAAGAAGTAGGCTGCGGGAGGGCGGCCTAGGCAGAGGTAGACCGGTCGTTGACGTTTGGGGACGCCCTGCACATTCCAACGTGGTGTGAACCGCCGAATCAGTTGCTGCTCCCTTAGTAATGCCGCGAACTCACTCGGCTGAGTCTCCCACTGAATCGCTCGCGTGTTATCGATGATGCGACCACCCTTTTCTTGCGCATTCGAGTCGGCGAAATAGCTAAGTAAACGCGAACGAAGTGCCTTGCTTTTGCCGACGTAGATCAATTGACCTTTGCGGTCGAGCATGCCATAGACACCAGGAACGGAAGGGCAAACTCGAGTCACTTCGTCGCGAAGCTCTCGTTTTTTCATGCCACCGATCGCTTCGAGCGGACGTTCGCCGTGAGGGTTGAGCGAATCCGCTCCAAAGCCAAACATCGGCTGCTCGAGCCACATTGCATCCATGCTTTATCGTTTGTTTAAAGATGAAAAGTACTTTCGTAGCCCTGGTCGCCATGACTTTCGCTACGAAAAATCACGGAAAGCCTACCTCATTGCCACCCTTTTTGTCTAACATTTTACGGTAACTGTCCACCAGTCTATCCAGATTAAAAACGCAAAATGGATGCTCACGACTCTTTAGAATTGCTAGCGAACTGCGTCGACGAAGCAATAAGGCTAATTGATAGCGTAATTCGGAGCGAACCGATTCGAGCTGACTCGAGAGTGCGGCATTGATTGCTTCCATTCGCCGTTGCCACTCTCGGCGATGTCCCTTCGCAGGGATGTCTCGAATCAGACGCCGTTTTTCTTCGATTAAGCCCTCATCCAATTCCGCTTTGTCCGCAAATCGTTCGGGTTGATAATCGATATCACGGAGTTTTCGTCTGAGCACGCGAATCGCTGGATCGAGGCCCTCGGGCGACTCGCCTGGCAATTGGATCGTTGCCGAAACGACCATGAACTGGGGCGGACGGATCGCAAAGAACTGTTCGGCGATTCGATCGCCCAACTGATCGTACTTCCCGCCACCGATCCCATGCAAAAACAGATCACTCAAAATCATTCGAGCATACATGGTCGTCAGTAGAGCGCGTGGACGAATCTTGAACGAGTTTGTGTTCGCATCCGCCAAGGCCAAGGCGACTTCGTCGGAGGTACAGGGGTGATCTGGACCAAACTTAAATCGATGACTCAGTCCGCTACGGTTACTGATCACAAGTTCTCCATCCTCACACTTGATCCAGCCCGCTTTTCGTTGTGGTTGTTCGTCGCTGTAAATCCAAATCGGTGCCTCGATCCAACCATCTTCGCGAGCCAAATTGGGGACGGGATGGGCATGGCTTCGAATCCCATGGGCTTCACGATAGAGATCGGTTTGGGAATTGTAGATATCCTGAAAGCGATCGACGTCGCACAAAATCTTCAACAAGAACACAGCGAACACGCGTCCTCGGCAAGCGACCCCGAGAGGCAATTCGAGAGTCGATAGCCCGATGTCGCCCTCCAAAGCATGACGCGCTTGAGCGAGAGCGCAGCCCGCCACTCCGCAGCGTTCGACCGATGCTTTGGCATGCTTCCACAAGGGGCCTATGATTGGCTTGTCGACGATCGGTGCAACCGCTTTGCTGACCACATCGTCGAAACGATCGAAGCGTGCTCGATCGCTGATCGTCGTTTGCTCATGAGGCACCCCGCCGCCGAACCGGTCATAGCGAATGTTTTTCAGAGTGTAGTCGCCGGAAATTTCGTCGATGGTGGGAACGCGGATAGAGCTGCCGGATGCGGCATCGTTGTCGATGACCAAGTTGATGGCAATCGCATCATTCGCTTTTGCAATATGGTCGAGGGCAAAGTTTTTAAACCAAACGCCCGGATGGAAAAGTGAAGGTTGGTGGCCTGCCATCACGATCGGTGCGGTCTCGCGATTCACCGTCAACTCGACTCGTCGGTAGGTCGACGTGTAACGCACCGCATCGCTAATCAGTTGTTGGCGTGCTTCGTGGCGTAGCGATTGCCACTCTGCGGAATCGAGACTTAACCGCGTTAGGTTTTCGCGCAGCAACCCACCTGCTTCATCGATACTTGGATCGGCAAACGATTCCCCATCGTTTTTCGGAGCACGGTAGGGACGAAAGGTTTCAGCGACGTTCAAAGATAGCACCTAACCGGTCGAGTGACTTGGGCGGGATGGCAAACGGTCAAACGTCGCCCCTTGTTCGGTCGCGACTCGGATTGCATCATCGAGCACTTGGTTGTAGTACCGTAGGCGAGTTTCCGATTCATCAAGCGATCCGCCGAACGATCGACTCAAGTCCAAGTAGATCAATGGGACGGGGATTTCGATGATCCGCAAATTTGCAGCAACGGCTTCTACCCAAAGTTGTAATGGCATCGCATAACCGGTATCGGTGATACGCATCTCACGAATTGCAGAGGCTCGGTAAGCCTTGAACCCGCAAAACGCATCGGTCAAATTCAGACCTAAACGTTGGTTCAATTCGCCAGTGATACGCCGATTGATGAACATCCTTTCCGCAGGCGGTTCACTATCGCCAGCATATTTCTTCAAATAGCGGCTACCCGAAACGATATCGGCCACAGCTGCCGCTTCGATAAACCGGGGGATCCGCTTGGGTTGGTGTTGCCCATCGCAGTCGAGGGTGACAACGCCGTCGTAGCCTTCATCGATGACAAACTCAAACGCGCTGCAAAGGGCGGCTCCATAACCCTGGTTCGATCGATGGTGGATGACGTGCACGTCATCGCGAGCACGAAGCAGATCGCTCGTCCCATCGCTCGATCCATCGTCGACCACCAACACCTCCTCGGCGTATTGGGTGACCTGATTAAGAATGTCGTTGACTGTATCAACCTCGTTGTAGACGGGGATAGCAGCCAGCCATCGTTCGCATTTCGTCATAGGTTCTCAGATTTCGTTGATTTCTCAAATTTCTTGGGCGGGTAACTTAACGGTATTCTAATCAAGGGTTAAGCCCTTCATCATATTGTCGAAGTATCCTCTGTCCAGCAAAAGGTGTTCCAACTAGGTTTGCTCGTGCTTCCCCCACATTTCAACCTAGGTTTGGCAACATGAGCCGTTTGAGCCCTTGGCGCCGGTCATAGCCGTTTGGCCGTTAGCCCCGGTTCCGTGGAAAAAAACGAGGTTAAGGCCCAAACGGCTAACTCGAAAATCAAATTTAGGGGGTAGCCGATCTCGCCCGAGATTGGTTTGCTGCAATGAATGCCATCCAAAGCCCAGCGATTTCGGCGACGGCAAGCCCTGAGTTCTATCGCCCTGAGTTCGATCGCCCTGAGTTATATCCATGTCTAACCACGAAAATTTCCCGCCTCGTGGTTTGTCACAACGAAGAAATAGGGGAAGAATCTTCGTCGCTGTGGCTTCCAGTCGCAGCTACCTGCGGGGCAAGCTGCCCGAGCCACTCTTTTGCCAAGCCTAAAATCAAGCGGTGACCAAGCCCCCGTGCTGCATCCCTAACCGCTTTGGGTTCGCCGTTTTGGTTCGCCGCGGTTCTGTTGGAAAAAACGGTGCCGACGGCCAAACGGCAAATGTTGCCAACGCTAAAGATCGCCTCGGGTTGAAGCACTCGTCTCAATCCCTCGGTTTTTCTATTGCGTTTAAGAGCCGATTTTGGGAATGTCGCATTGGCAAGTGCTGTCGAGTCGTTTTGAACACTCGCCCACCATTGCACCACCCATTCCACAAAGCCTGTAAAAATGTCCTCTAGGATGGAGCCGTTTGTTGTGAACCACTTTTTTTGTGCCAAATTGTCAGTTTTTCTTTTTGCTGGTTTCTCCATGCTCATCGGGGGGGTTGCTCCCGGGGTCGCGGCGGCGGAGGAGCGATCGGAAAAATCGCAGTCTTCCGTTGCAGAGAGTGTTCTCGAGCGGTTTACGTTGGCATATTCCCTCCAACCTGGCGAAAAGATCCGCTACGAGGTCACCCACCAAGCCAAAACGAAGACTCGAATTCGTGGTGCCGAAGAGGTTTCGCAGGTTCACACAATAAGCCAACGGCACTGGGACGTTCTGCCGTCCTCGACCGACGGCGAAATGACTTTCGAGCATACCGTCGACAGCGTCGAAATGACTCAGCAGCAAGGCGAGGAGGACGAGATTCGCTGGGACAGCCAGAGCGGCAACGAACCGCCGTCCGTGTTCAGCCTCGTTGCCGAGCAAATGGGTAAGAAATTGGCCACGGTGACGATCAACACGCACGGCCACGAAATCAAACGCGAAGATCATGCCGGCAGCAAGGCATCACTGGGAATGGGAACTTTGACGCTGCAATTGCCCGAGGAACCGGTCGCAATTGGCCAATCGTGGACCGTGCCTCACGAAGTGAAAGCCCGTTTAGAGAATGGCGAAATCAAAATCATCAAAATTCAAGAGCGTTATACACTCGAAAAAGTCCAAACCGGAGTCGCCAATCTCTCGCTCCGCAGCGAACCGCTGACACCAATGCGCGATGAATCGGTCCGCGCTCAGGTGGTCCAACAGCTAAGCAACGGCGAAATTCGTTTCGATATCGATAATGGCCGAATGCTCAGCAAACAGCTTGATTGGGACGAAACCGTGATCGGTTTCCAAGGCCCTAACAGCTTGATGGAGTACCGGGCACGGATGACCGAGCAATTGGTCGACGATGTCCAGCGAACCGCCAAACGGAATTAGCCAACACGCTGCGGTAATCTGTCTCAGTGCTTCATCGAGCGAGCGAAACCCTTTGCAATTATGCCGC from Novipirellula aureliae includes these protein-coding regions:
- a CDS encoding GIY-YIG nuclease family protein codes for the protein MDAMWLEQPMFGFGADSLNPHGERPLEAIGGMKKRELRDEVTRVCPSVPGVYGMLDRKGQLIYVGKSKALRSRLLSYFADSNAQEKGGRIIDNTRAIQWETQPSEFAALLREQQLIRRFTPRWNVQGVPKRQRPVYLCLGRPPAAYFFLASKPPKDCTAIEGPFFGLGRMQKAVDGLNKVFKLRDCSQKQAFHFREQLQLFELDHRPGCLRLELGTCLGPCAAACSRSEYQLHVNAAESFVDGFNDEPITALLETMEQAAANRQYELAGSAKETLKSLQYVHRRLSMLAIARREYTFIYPVAGFDNCGRWYFIHSGEVADVAAAPVSDADYIALKPKLKQWRAAAANPVDRGHGAYPHTLGLVTSWFRKNRQELKRAFAPERANRRFRQQLAKSA
- a CDS encoding glycosyltransferase family 2 protein, which produces MTKCERWLAAIPVYNEVDTVNDILNQVTQYAEEVLVVDDGSSDGTSDLLRARDDVHVIHHRSNQGYGAALCSAFEFVIDEGYDGVVTLDCDGQHQPKRIPRFIEAAAVADIVSGSRYLKKYAGDSEPPAERMFINRRITGELNQRLGLNLTDAFCGFKAYRASAIREMRITDTGYAMPLQLWVEAVAANLRIIEIPVPLIYLDLSRSFGGSLDESETRLRYYNQVLDDAIRVATEQGATFDRLPSRPSHSTG